The segment TGGTACAGGTAGGTGGCGGCCGCCTGCTGGGCAGCCTGCAGCGTCATGCCCAGCCGCATAAAGTAGACCTGCATCTGCGACAGCACCTGCAGCGCTATGACCGAGTCAGGGGTGATGGTCTGCACCATCATCGACAGGTTGGTCTTCTGGAATGTATCCAGCATGGTGGCGAAGACTGCAATGCCCAGTGAGGCGAAGATGGTCCTGGCTACATTTATCAGGGCCGAGGCCTGAGCCGTCATATGCTGGGGAACGGACGCCAGCGCATAGGTCATGACCGGCATCATGGCAAAGCCTACACCGATGCCCCTGATAAAAAGTATCCACCGCAGCGTATCGTCGGGCGTGGTGACGTCCAGCACCTGCAACCAGAGGGAGGTGATCCCGGTGATCACCAGGCCCACTACTGTTGGTAAGCGCGGCCCGATCCTATCGTAAAGCCGGCCGGCGAAGGGCATGGATATCATGGAGCCGATTACCGAGGGTAGCACCATCAGCCCGCTGGCCAGCGCGGAGAATCCGCGCAGGTTCTGCAAAAAAAGCGGCAACAGGAACACCAGTGAGAACAGCCCTATGGTGGTAACAAACGTTAAACCTATGGCAAGCGAGAAACCGCCTATCCTGAACATATGCAGGTCGAGCAACGGCGCCTTAACACGCAGCTCGACTATGATCCAGGCCAGTATGCAGGCGCAGCCCACGATCAGCAGCGTGACGATGCGCCAATCGTTCCATGTCCAGGTGGGCGCATAGGAAAACGCGTAGAGTATGGCGCTGAATCCAACCGCTGCCAGGAAGAAGCCTTTGATATCGAAGCTGGTATCCGTAGTGGATGTCTCCTCAATCCATGAGATGCCCAGCATGATGGCAATCAGCACAATGGGCACGTTTATATAGAAGACCATGCGCCAGCTCCAATAGTCCACGATGTAGCCCCCCAGAGTCGGCCCGATGGCGGGCGCCAGCATCATGGGTACTCCGAAGATGGCCATAGCCGTG is part of the Dehalococcoidia bacterium genome and harbors:
- a CDS encoding DHA2 family efflux MFS transporter permease subunit translates to MPKTSESRVLAVAIIGTFMVILDQTIMNVALPHIMAVFNETTDRAQLVVSAYLMATAISTPAAAFLAQRFGIKKVYLWSQAGFLLGSVLCGIAWNTSSLITFRVLQGLAGGLLNPLAMTFLFINIPPQDRGTAMAIFGVPMMLAPAIGPTLGGYIVDYWSWRMVFYINVPIVLIAIMLGISWIEETSTTDTSFDIKGFFLAAVGFSAILYAFSYAPTWTWNDWRIVTLLIVGCACILAWIIVELRVKAPLLDLHMFRIGGFSLAIGLTFVTTIGLFSLVFLLPLFLQNLRGFSALASGLMVLPSVIGSMISMPFAGRLYDRIGPRLPTVVGLVITGITSLWLQVLDVTTPDDTLRWILFIRGIGVGFAMMPVMTYALASVPQHMTAQASALINVARTIFASLGIAVFATMLDTFQKTNLSMMVQTITPDSVIALQVLSQMQVYFMRLGMTLQAAQQAAATYLYQYINLRASVTAFQMDYVISALVVIVGIIPALFLPFGRIKKAGGPSMPME